A window from Bacteroidales bacterium encodes these proteins:
- a CDS encoding T9SS type A sorting domain-containing protein produces the protein TNHYDVIENDEILTLIFKPRKSQQSGEIGLNLQGTGVIADQYGREPEGIYLTIPKLYIQGNGNTPELELTGYPNPFSEKVTLSYRLPEAGKVKLEVYNAMGMQVKELVNQYQDAGKYTVEFQGSKLSAGMYTFKLNFEGKQKSQIVVLKMLR, from the coding sequence CGACGAATCACTATGATGTAATAGAAAATGATGAGATACTGACATTAATTTTCAAACCAAGAAAGTCACAACAATCAGGAGAAATCGGTCTGAATTTGCAGGGCACGGGTGTGATAGCCGACCAGTATGGGCGTGAACCTGAAGGGATATACCTGACAATACCAAAATTATATATACAGGGCAATGGCAATACGCCTGAACTGGAATTGACCGGTTATCCGAATCCGTTCAGCGAAAAAGTTACGTTGAGTTACCGCTTGCCTGAAGCAGGAAAAGTAAAGCTGGAAGTATACAACGCTATGGGCATGCAGGTAAAAGAACTCGTTAATCAATATCAAGATGCCGGAAAATACACTGTTGAATTTCAGGGAAGCAAACTTTCTGCAGGAATGTACACTTTCAAGCTGAACTTTGAAGGGAAGCAAAAATCACAGATTGTTGTGTTGAAGATGCTCAGATAG